A stretch of the Thiocystis violascens DSM 198 genome encodes the following:
- the nusG gene encoding transcription termination/antitermination protein NusG, translating into MSKRWYVIHAYSGFEGQVKRSLEAAIARAGLEDLFGMILVPTEEVVEMRGGQQRKSERKFFPGYVLVNMEMTDETWHLVKSVPKVMGFIGGTGDRPAPVPDSQAEVILQRLQEGGEKPRPKVLYEPGEVVRVTDGPFTDFNGVVEDVDYDKSRVKVSVLIFGRSTPVDLEFAQVEKG; encoded by the coding sequence ATGTCCAAACGTTGGTACGTCATCCACGCCTATTCCGGCTTTGAAGGGCAAGTTAAACGTTCGCTTGAAGCGGCCATCGCTAGGGCTGGGCTTGAGGATCTTTTTGGCATGATCCTAGTGCCAACGGAAGAAGTTGTCGAAATGCGCGGTGGCCAGCAGCGAAAGAGCGAGCGTAAGTTTTTCCCCGGTTACGTGCTGGTCAACATGGAAATGACCGACGAGACCTGGCACTTGGTCAAAAGTGTGCCCAAAGTCATGGGTTTCATTGGCGGAACCGGTGATCGGCCAGCGCCTGTGCCTGACTCCCAGGCTGAGGTCATTCTGCAGCGCCTCCAGGAAGGCGGAGAGAAGCCGCGTCCAAAGGTGCTGTATGAGCCGGGCGAAGTCGTGCGGGTCACGGATGGTCCGTTCACGGATTTCAATGGCGTGGTTGAAGATGTCGACTACGACAAAAGCCGGGTCAAGGTTTCTGTCCTGATCTTCGGTCGATCCACTCCAGTCGATCTCGAATTCGCCCAAGTCGAAAAAGGTTGA
- the rplK gene encoding 50S ribosomal protein L11 — protein MAKKINAYIKLQVKAGEATPSPPVGPALGQHGVNIMEFCKTFNARTQDMEKGMPTPVVITVYSDRSFTFITKTPPASILLKKALGLPKGSPNPNTNKIGTVTREQLEQIATLKMPDLTAADMDAAVRTIAGSARAMGLDVEGVN, from the coding sequence ATGGCAAAGAAAATCAATGCCTATATCAAGTTGCAGGTGAAGGCGGGGGAGGCGACCCCGAGTCCGCCCGTCGGCCCCGCGCTTGGTCAGCACGGCGTCAATATCATGGAGTTCTGCAAGACGTTCAACGCGCGCACGCAGGACATGGAAAAGGGGATGCCGACTCCGGTCGTCATCACCGTCTATTCGGACCGCAGTTTTACCTTCATCACCAAGACGCCTCCGGCGTCTATTCTGCTGAAGAAAGCGCTTGGTCTTCCCAAGGGAAGCCCAAATCCGAATACCAATAAGATCGGCACGGTGACGCGCGAGCAACTGGAACAGATTGCAACCTTGAAGATGCCCGATCTGACGGCGGCCGATATGGACGCCGCGGTTCGGACCATCGCCGGAAGCGCCCGTGCCATGGGTCTCGATGTTGAGGGGGTGAACTGA
- the rplA gene encoding 50S ribosomal protein L1 yields MARLSKRVRAIHERVERSKLYAAEEAFTLLKELSSVKFAESIDVAVNLGVDPRKSDQVVRGSTVLPHGIGKTVRVAVFAQGAAATAATEAGADRVGFDDLAEEIKAGQMDFDVVIASPDAMRLVGQLGKILGPRGLMPNPKVGTVTPDVAEAVRNAKAGQVRYRTDKAGIIHCPLGRIGFEPVKLRENLEALLVNLMKAKPSSSKGVYMRKVTVSSTMGPGLTVDHSSLI; encoded by the coding sequence ATGGCTCGTTTATCGAAGCGCGTGCGTGCGATTCATGAGCGCGTCGAGCGCAGCAAGCTCTACGCCGCGGAAGAGGCATTTACCCTCCTGAAAGAACTGTCCTCGGTCAAGTTCGCCGAAAGTATCGACGTGGCGGTCAATCTTGGCGTCGATCCGCGTAAATCGGATCAGGTCGTGCGTGGCTCCACGGTTCTGCCGCACGGTATCGGCAAAACCGTCCGGGTCGCGGTCTTCGCGCAGGGTGCGGCAGCCACCGCAGCGACCGAAGCTGGGGCGGATCGGGTTGGCTTCGATGACCTCGCCGAGGAAATCAAGGCCGGCCAGATGGATTTCGATGTGGTCATTGCCTCGCCCGATGCGATGCGTTTGGTGGGCCAACTTGGCAAGATCCTGGGGCCGCGCGGACTGATGCCGAATCCGAAGGTCGGGACCGTGACGCCGGACGTGGCCGAGGCCGTGCGCAATGCCAAGGCGGGTCAGGTGCGCTACCGCACCGACAAGGCCGGCATCATCCACTGCCCGCTGGGTCGCATCGGGTTTGAACCTGTCAAGCTCCGGGAGAATCTGGAGGCGTTGCTGGTCAATCTCATGAAGGCAAAGCCCAGCAGCTCCAAAGGCGTTTACATGCGCAAGGTCACCGTCTCCAGCACCATGGGGCCTGGTCTGACGGTCGATCATTCCAGTTTGATTTAA
- the tuf gene encoding elongation factor Tu, whose amino-acid sequence MSKEKFQRSKPHVNVGTIGHVDHGKTTLTAAITTHQSKKFGGEARAYDQIDNAPEERARGITIATAHVEYETDKRHYAHVDCPGHADYVKNMITGAAQMDGAILVVSAADGPMPQTREHILLSRQVGVPYIVVYLNKADMLDDPELLELVEMEVRELLAKYDFPGDDTPIVTGSAKLALEGVDSEIGTQSIDRLMDAIDSYIPEPERAVDGAFLMPIEDVFSISGRGTVVTGRIERGVVKVGEEVEIVGIKDTVKTTCTGVEMFRKLLDQGQAGDNVGVLLRGTKREDVERGQVLAKPKSIHPHTHFEAEVYVLSKDEGGRHTPFFNGYRPQFYFRTTDVTGACELPEGIEMVMPGDNVKMTIKLIAPIAMEEGLRFAVREGGRTVGAGVVAKIIE is encoded by the coding sequence ACGGCGGCGATCACCACGCACCAGTCGAAGAAATTCGGCGGCGAGGCGCGCGCCTACGACCAGATCGACAACGCCCCCGAGGAGCGTGCGCGCGGCATCACCATCGCCACCGCCCATGTCGAATACGAGACGGACAAGCGTCACTACGCCCACGTCGACTGCCCCGGCCACGCCGACTACGTCAAGAACATGATCACCGGCGCGGCGCAGATGGACGGCGCCATCCTCGTCGTCTCGGCGGCCGACGGCCCGATGCCCCAGACCCGCGAGCACATCCTGCTCTCGCGTCAGGTTGGCGTGCCCTACATCGTCGTCTACCTCAACAAAGCCGACATGCTCGACGACCCCGAGCTGCTCGAACTCGTCGAGATGGAAGTGCGCGAACTGCTGGCCAAGTATGACTTCCCCGGCGACGACACCCCCATCGTCACCGGCTCGGCCAAGCTCGCGCTCGAAGGCGTCGACAGCGAAATCGGCACCCAGTCGATCGACCGGCTCATGGACGCCATCGACAGCTACATTCCCGAGCCCGAGCGCGCCGTCGACGGCGCCTTCCTGATGCCCATCGAAGACGTCTTCTCCATCTCCGGGCGCGGCACCGTGGTGACCGGACGTATCGAGCGCGGCGTCGTCAAGGTCGGCGAAGAAGTCGAAATCGTCGGCATCAAGGACACCGTCAAGACCACCTGCACCGGCGTCGAGATGTTCCGCAAGCTGCTCGACCAGGGCCAGGCCGGCGACAACGTCGGCGTGTTGCTGCGCGGCACCAAGCGCGAGGACGTCGAGCGTGGCCAGGTGCTGGCCAAGCCCAAATCGATTCACCCGCACACCCACTTCGAGGCCGAAGTCTACGTGCTCAGCAAGGACGAAGGCGGGCGTCACACCCCCTTCTTCAACGGCTACCGCCCGCAGTTCTACTTCCGCACCACCGACGTCACCGGTGCCTGCGAACTGCCCGAGGGGATCGAAATGGTCATGCCCGGCGACAACGTCAAGATGACCATCAAGCTGATCGCCCCGATCGCCATGGAAGAAGGCTTGCGCTTCGCCGTGCGCGAAGGCGGACGCACGGTCGGTGCTGGCGTCGTCGCGAAGATTATCGAGTAA
- the secE gene encoding preprotein translocase subunit SecE translates to MNSRAETRGASLDTIKLAVAAFLLAVGIFAFYYFSGLSSLLRVIGLLVVGGVAAAIALQTGPGRFLWQFVGDARMEVRKVVWPSRQETLQTTLVVIAMVFVVGIVLWLFDMVLMAILRFLTGQVG, encoded by the coding sequence ATGAACTCACGCGCTGAGACCCGTGGCGCCAGCTTAGATACGATCAAGCTGGCCGTCGCTGCATTTTTGCTGGCCGTCGGCATCTTTGCTTTCTACTATTTTTCCGGTTTGTCCTCGCTGCTCCGGGTCATCGGATTGCTGGTCGTTGGCGGAGTCGCGGCGGCTATTGCGCTTCAGACGGGGCCTGGGCGTTTTCTCTGGCAGTTTGTCGGCGACGCCCGGATGGAAGTCCGCAAAGTCGTTTGGCCTTCGCGACAGGAAACGCTGCAAACGACTCTAGTCGTGATCGCCATGGTCTTTGTCGTTGGCATCGTGCTCTGGCTGTTCGACATGGTGCTGATGGCGATTCTCCGCTTCCTGACTGGCCAGGTAGGTTGA
- the rpoB gene encoding DNA-directed RNA polymerase subunit beta: protein MAYSFTEKKRIRKDFGKRPSILGVPFLLATQIDSYREFLQANSSVKDRRDLGLHAAFKSVFPIESYSGYAVLEYVKYRLGDPVFDERECHLRGATFAAPLRVLLRLVIYDKEAPAGSRVVKDIREQEVYMGELPLMTETGTFIINGTERVIVSQLHRSPGVFFDHDKGKTHSSGKLLFSARVIPYRGSWLDFEFDPKDNVFVRIDRRRKLPATVLLRALGYGVEDILSRFFETDTFRIQGRDVTLDLVPERLRGETVGFDVKIGEEILVEAGRRVTARHIRELQKSGVERLEVPADFMVGRILAHAQIDTETGEVLAEANSVVTPELLETLLQKGTETLETLFVNDLDQGPYLSETLRIDPTTSDLEAQVEIYRMMRPGEPPTKEAAQNLFHNLFFTPDRYDLSAVGRMKFNRRLGRPAETGPGVIYDGRYFMGRNDEFSKKLVAEHGETSDIIEALKVLVELRNGRGTVDDIDHLGNRRIRCVGEMAENQFRVGLVRVERAVKERLSLAESEGLMPQELINAKPVSAAIKEFFGSSQLSQFMDQNNPLSEVTHKRRVSALGPGGLARERAGFEVRDVHPTHYGRVCPIETPEGPNIGLINSLAVYARTNSYGFLETPYIKVEAGQVTKEINYLSAIEEGNFVIAQANATLDEEGRLMDALVSCRHANEFAMRVPEEVQYMDVSPRQIVSVAASLIPFLEHDDANRALMGSNMQRQAVPTLRVEKPLVGTGMERVVAKDSGVCVVARRGGVIESVDAARIVVRVNDDEAVPGVPGVDIYNLTKYTRSNQNTCINQHPLVKPGNIVARDDVLADGPSTDMGELALGQNLRIAFMPWNGYNFEDSILISERVVQEDRFTSIHIEELSCLARDTKLGPEEITGDIPNVGESALSKLDESGIVYVGAEVRDGDILVGKVTPKGETQLTPEEKLLRAIFGEKASDVKDTSLRLPSGMNGTVVDVQVFTRDGVEKDKRAIQIEELELDRVRKDFADQQRIMENDTFQRVEKMLVGKAADGGPGSLKPGSKVTKAYLQGLLEKGSRDQWFEIRMQEEEIATQLEAIAAQVKQQRDEFRERYEVKKRKVASGDDLAPGVLKMVKVYVALKRRIQPGDKMAGRHGNKGVISKVVPVEDMPFSADGVPVDIVLNPLGVPSRMNVGQVLETHLGWAANGLGVKIERMLQAQTAVAELRDFLEKVYNRSGKSEDLASFSDDEILELARNLTRGVPMATPVFDGATEEEIHAMLQLADRDNSALGIPSGQTILFDGRTGDQFERPVTVGYMYIIKLNHLVDDKMHARSTGPYSLVTQQPLGGKAQFGGQRFGEMEVWALEAYGAAYTLQEMLTVKSDDVNGRTKMYKNIVDGDHRMEAGMPESFNVLVKEIRSLAINIELQQD, encoded by the coding sequence ATGGCCTATTCGTTCACCGAAAAAAAGCGCATCCGCAAAGACTTCGGCAAGCGTCCCAGCATTCTGGGCGTGCCGTTCCTCCTGGCCACGCAGATCGACTCCTACCGCGAGTTTCTGCAAGCCAATTCCTCGGTGAAGGACCGTCGGGATTTGGGGCTGCATGCGGCGTTCAAGTCGGTCTTTCCGATCGAGAGCTATTCTGGATATGCCGTCCTTGAATATGTGAAGTACCGTCTCGGCGACCCGGTCTTCGACGAGCGCGAGTGTCACCTGCGCGGCGCGACCTTTGCCGCGCCCCTGCGTGTCCTGCTGCGTCTCGTGATCTACGATAAGGAAGCCCCGGCGGGCTCTAGGGTGGTCAAGGACATCCGCGAACAGGAAGTCTACATGGGCGAACTGCCGCTCATGACCGAGACCGGCACCTTCATCATCAACGGCACCGAGCGGGTCATCGTCTCGCAGTTGCACCGTTCGCCGGGTGTCTTTTTCGACCACGACAAGGGCAAGACGCATTCCTCGGGCAAGCTTTTGTTCTCGGCCCGTGTGATTCCCTACCGCGGATCCTGGCTCGATTTCGAGTTCGATCCCAAGGACAATGTTTTCGTGCGTATCGACCGTCGCCGCAAGCTGCCGGCGACCGTTCTGCTGCGCGCGCTCGGCTATGGCGTCGAAGATATCCTGTCGCGCTTCTTCGAGACCGATACCTTCCGCATTCAGGGCCGCGACGTGACCCTGGATCTGGTGCCCGAGCGTCTGCGCGGCGAGACGGTTGGCTTCGATGTCAAGATCGGCGAGGAGATTCTGGTGGAAGCCGGGCGTCGCGTGACGGCGCGCCACATCCGCGAACTTCAGAAGTCCGGGGTCGAGCGTTTGGAGGTGCCCGCGGATTTTATGGTCGGGCGGATCCTGGCCCACGCCCAGATCGATACCGAGACCGGCGAGGTGCTGGCCGAGGCCAATTCCGTGGTGACGCCGGAGTTGCTGGAGACCCTGTTGCAGAAGGGCACCGAGACCCTCGAAACCCTGTTCGTCAACGATCTCGATCAGGGGCCTTATCTGTCGGAAACCCTGCGCATCGATCCCACCACCAGCGATCTGGAGGCGCAGGTCGAAATCTATCGAATGATGCGTCCCGGCGAGCCGCCCACCAAGGAAGCCGCGCAGAATCTCTTTCATAATTTGTTCTTTACCCCGGATCGCTATGATCTCTCCGCCGTCGGGCGGATGAAGTTCAACCGCCGGCTCGGGCGACCCGCCGAAACGGGGCCGGGCGTGATCTACGACGGTCGTTATTTCATGGGCCGCAACGACGAGTTTTCCAAGAAACTCGTCGCCGAGCATGGCGAGACCTCGGACATCATCGAGGCGCTGAAGGTGCTGGTCGAACTGCGCAACGGACGCGGCACGGTGGACGATATCGACCACTTGGGCAACCGCCGTATCCGCTGCGTCGGCGAGATGGCCGAGAATCAGTTCCGCGTCGGTCTGGTGCGAGTGGAACGCGCCGTGAAAGAGCGTCTGTCGCTGGCCGAATCCGAGGGCCTGATGCCCCAGGAACTGATCAATGCCAAGCCGGTGTCGGCGGCGATCAAGGAGTTCTTCGGTTCCAGCCAGTTGTCGCAGTTCATGGATCAGAACAATCCGCTGTCCGAAGTCACGCACAAACGCCGTGTTTCGGCGCTCGGCCCAGGCGGTCTGGCGCGCGAGCGCGCCGGCTTCGAGGTGCGCGACGTGCACCCGACGCATTACGGCCGTGTCTGTCCGATCGAGACGCCGGAAGGTCCGAACATCGGTTTGATCAACTCGCTGGCCGTCTATGCGCGGACCAATTCCTACGGCTTTCTCGAAACCCCTTACATCAAGGTCGAAGCCGGTCAGGTCACCAAGGAGATCAATTATCTGTCCGCGATCGAGGAGGGCAATTTCGTCATCGCCCAGGCCAATGCGACGTTAGACGAGGAGGGGCGTCTCATGGACGCGCTGGTCTCCTGCCGACATGCCAACGAGTTTGCGATGCGGGTGCCGGAGGAAGTTCAGTACATGGACGTGTCGCCGCGCCAGATCGTTTCGGTGGCGGCATCGCTGATTCCCTTCCTGGAGCACGACGACGCCAACCGGGCGCTGATGGGCTCGAACATGCAACGTCAGGCGGTTCCGACGCTACGGGTCGAGAAGCCGCTGGTCGGCACCGGGATGGAACGCGTGGTGGCGAAGGACTCGGGCGTCTGCGTGGTGGCGCGCCGGGGCGGCGTCATCGAGTCGGTGGACGCCGCGCGCATCGTGGTGCGCGTCAATGATGACGAGGCCGTTCCTGGCGTGCCGGGCGTCGATATCTACAACCTGACCAAGTACACGCGCTCGAATCAGAATACCTGTATCAATCAGCACCCGTTGGTCAAGCCGGGCAATATCGTGGCGCGCGACGACGTGCTGGCCGACGGGCCGTCGACCGACATGGGCGAGCTGGCGCTGGGACAGAACCTGCGTATCGCCTTCATGCCCTGGAACGGCTACAACTTCGAGGACTCCATCCTCATCTCCGAGCGCGTGGTGCAGGAAGACCGCTTCACCAGCATCCACATCGAGGAACTTTCCTGTCTGGCCCGCGACACCAAGCTGGGGCCGGAAGAGATCACCGGCGATATTCCCAACGTGGGCGAGTCGGCCCTATCCAAGCTCGACGAATCCGGCATCGTCTATGTCGGCGCCGAGGTGCGCGACGGCGACATCCTGGTCGGCAAGGTCACGCCCAAGGGCGAGACGCAGCTGACGCCGGAAGAGAAGCTGCTGCGTGCCATCTTTGGCGAAAAGGCGTCGGACGTGAAGGATACCTCGCTGCGTCTGCCGTCCGGCATGAACGGCACGGTCGTCGACGTGCAGGTCTTTACCCGCGACGGTGTGGAGAAGGATAAGCGCGCGATCCAGATCGAGGAGCTGGAACTGGATCGGGTCCGCAAGGATTTCGCCGATCAGCAGCGCATTATGGAAAACGATACCTTCCAGCGCGTGGAAAAGATGCTGGTCGGCAAGGCCGCCGACGGCGGTCCGGGAAGTCTCAAGCCGGGCTCCAAGGTGACCAAAGCCTATCTCCAGGGGTTGTTGGAGAAGGGTTCGCGCGATCAGTGGTTCGAGATCCGCATGCAGGAGGAGGAGATCGCCACCCAGCTCGAGGCGATTGCCGCCCAGGTCAAGCAGCAGCGCGATGAATTCCGCGAGCGTTACGAGGTCAAAAAACGCAAGGTGGCGAGCGGAGACGATCTGGCACCCGGCGTGCTCAAGATGGTCAAGGTATATGTGGCGCTGAAGCGGCGCATTCAGCCGGGCGACAAGATGGCTGGCCGTCACGGCAATAAGGGCGTCATTTCCAAGGTGGTGCCGGTGGAGGACATGCCCTTCTCGGCCGATGGCGTCCCGGTGGATATCGTGCTCAACCCGCTTGGCGTCCCTTCCCGAATGAACGTGGGACAGGTGCTGGAGACCCATCTGGGTTGGGCGGCAAATGGGCTCGGGGTCAAGATCGAGCGGATGCTGCAGGCGCAGACTGCGGTCGCCGAACTACGCGATTTCCTGGAAAAAGTCTATAACCGCAGCGGTAAGTCGGAGGATCTTGCGAGTTTCTCGGATGACGAGATTCTGGAGCTGGCGCGCAATCTGACCCGCGGCGTACCCATGGCCACGCCGGTCTTCGATGGCGCGACCGAGGAAGAGATCCACGCGATGCTCCAACTCGCCGATCGCGACAATTCCGCGCTGGGGATCCCGAGCGGTCAGACCATCCTCTTCGATGGCCGCACCGGGGACCAGTTCGAGCGTCCGGTGACCGTCGGCTATATGTACATCATCAAGCTCAACCATCTGGTCGACGACAAGATGCACGCCCGTTCCACCGGCCCTTACAGTCTGGTCACCCAACAACCGTTGGGCGGCAAGGCGCAGTTCGGCGGTCAGCGATTCGGTGAGATGGAGGTCTGGGCGCTGGAAGCCTATGGCGCGGCTTACACGCTGCAGGAGATGCTCACGGTGAAATCCGACGACGTCAACGGTCGCACCAAGATGTACAAGAACATCGTGGATGGGGACCATCGGATGGAGGCCGGCATGCCGGAGTCCTTCAACGTGCTCGTCAAGGAGATTCGTTCGCTCGCCATCAACATCGAGCTTCAGCAGGATTGA
- the rplL gene encoding 50S ribosomal protein L7/L12, with protein MAVSKDEILEAIGNMTVLEVVDLISAMEEKFGVTAAVAVAAAAPGAGGPAAEVEEQTEFDVILSSFGANKVAVIKVVRALTGLGLKEAKDAVEGAPATLKEAVSKAEAEDAKKQLEEAGATVDIK; from the coding sequence ATGGCCGTTTCGAAAGACGAGATTCTCGAAGCGATTGGCAACATGACCGTGCTTGAGGTCGTCGACCTCATCAGCGCGATGGAAGAAAAGTTTGGCGTGACCGCCGCCGTCGCCGTCGCCGCCGCCGCGCCTGGTGCTGGCGGCCCGGCGGCTGAAGTCGAGGAACAGACCGAGTTCGATGTCATCCTCTCTTCGTTCGGCGCCAACAAGGTGGCCGTCATCAAGGTCGTGCGCGCACTGACCGGCTTGGGCCTGAAGGAAGCGAAGGACGCCGTCGAAGGCGCCCCCGCGACGCTCAAGGAAGCCGTCTCCAAGGCCGAGGCCGAAGACGCCAAGAAGCAGCTTGAAGAGGCTGGCGCCACTGTCGACATCAAGTAA
- the rplJ gene encoding 50S ribosomal protein L10 produces MALNFAQKEAIVAEVAQVAKSAYSAIGAEYRGLTVEQLTKLRVEARKAGVYIRVVKNTLAQRALEDTDFACMREGLTGPLILAFSQADPGSAARVLEAFAKDHDKFKVRLIALGGKLLDPSEIGNLAKMPTYDQAISLLMSVMKAPVQKLAATINEVPGKLVRTIAAIRDAKEAA; encoded by the coding sequence GTGGCGCTGAATTTTGCGCAAAAAGAAGCAATCGTCGCCGAAGTCGCGCAAGTCGCGAAGAGTGCCTATTCGGCCATCGGAGCCGAATATCGGGGCTTGACCGTGGAACAACTGACCAAGCTGCGCGTGGAAGCACGCAAGGCTGGCGTTTATATTCGCGTCGTCAAGAATACCCTGGCCCAGCGCGCGCTGGAAGACACGGATTTTGCCTGCATGCGAGAGGGGCTCACGGGCCCGCTGATCCTCGCGTTTTCGCAGGCCGATCCGGGTTCGGCGGCGCGTGTCCTGGAGGCGTTTGCAAAGGATCATGACAAATTCAAGGTGCGACTCATCGCCCTTGGCGGCAAACTGCTCGATCCCTCGGAGATTGGCAATCTTGCCAAGATGCCGACCTACGATCAGGCGATCAGTCTGCTGATGTCCGTCATGAAGGCTCCCGTGCAAAAGCTCGCCGCGACCATCAACGAGGTGCCGGGCAAACTGGTCCGCACCATCGCCGCGATTCGCGATGCCAAAGAGGCCGCCTAA